The genome window CTCAATGAAGTGGACGTCGATTAAGACAGCTCcccgcacctctgattcagaggggttgggttaaatgcagaagacacatttctgttgaatgcattcagttctgCAACTAACTAGGTATTCCCTTTCACAGTGAACTAGAACATAAAAACAGGTTTAAAACTGGTCCATGACCAGTTCGAGGTGCAAGGTTTTTCTCTTCTAAATATTGTGGTGGATGAGAGACATCTTGTGGTAGAATAAGCTCATTGCAGGTCGCTGGGATTAAGAGTAGTATTCTGTATATGCGACTGGTCTTATTGAATATGTTTTATTCACTTACCTTTCTTCTAATATCCCTCTGTAGCCTCTAGCTCcatgttctgtctctgtcctgtagcctctagctccatgttctgtctctgtcctgtagcctctagctccatgttctgtctctgtcctgtagcctctagctccatgttctgtctctgtcctgtagcctctagctccatgttctgtctctgtcctgtagcctctagctccatgttctgtctctgtcctgtagcctctagctccatgttctgtctctgtcctgtagcctctagctccatgttctgtctctgtcctgtagcctctagctccatgttctgtctctgtcctgtagcctctagctccatgttctgtctctgtcctgtagcctctGACcccctgttctgtctctgtcctgtagcctctGACcccctgttctgtctctgtcctgtagcctctGACcccctgttctgtctctgtcctgtagcctctGACCCcatgttctgtctctgtcctgtagcctctGACCCcatgttctgtctctgtcctgtagcctctagccccctgttctgtctctgtcctgtagcctctagccccctgttctgtctctgtcctgtagcttctAGCCCCATGTTGTGTCCTGTAGCATCTAACCCCCTTTCTTTCTGGTCCTGTAGCTGAGTTTGAGAAGCAAAAGGCTGCCTGGGAAGCAGAAATGACGTCTCTCAAACAGCAGGTGGTGCAGCGCAGCAAAGTGTGTGTCTTTGTGAAGAAGGACTCTGTAGAGGGAAGGTAAGAGACTGGGACTGGAGCCCTGAACATGGAACACCTCTATACATGTCCATCTGTATGTATACCTGTACACCACAGGCATATGGACACTTGCACACACTAgctctatctgtctctgactCCCAAAGGAAACTGTGTGGGGATGAACCGCCTAAACAAGAGGCCGCTCCAAAACCAGATGCCCCCAAACCAGAAGAATCCAAACCAGATGCTCCCAAACCTGATTCTCCTAAAGAAGCCCCTAAACAAGAGGCTGCCCCCAAACCAGAAGAATCCAAACCAGATGCTCCCAAACCTGATTCTCCTAAAGAAACCCCTAAACAAGAGGCTGCTCCCAAACCTGATTCTCTTAAAGAAGCCCCTAAACAAGAGGCCGCCCCCAAACCAGAAGAACCCAAACCTGAGGCCCCAAAGATGAGATGAGCTGAGCTGGGTATCTTTTGTTCTGTCTTTTTCTGTTAGCATTCCACTGATTGGTTTTCTCTTGGTAGCATTAGGAAACAGCTTATAGCAGTGAAGATACATGGTATTATGTAGAAATGCCAGATAAGACGCAAAAACACCATCATAAAAAGGCTTCTATCATGAAAAAGGATAGTAATTTCAGTCAAATACAGTGTCACTATCTTTTGAGTCTTGCTGTCTGGGACTGTATTAGAGTTGACAGTGGTATCAGTATGATGTTGTTAACCAGCTTTATGATGTCCTAGTTATTATCCCCATCTCTCATTGTTGACAGATGTGTGATATGTCTTCTCTGGAACAATGTCTCATCTGTCAATCAGGATGTTGGTTCTATTTGCCTTTATTGTGTGAAGGATGACTGACTCTTTCATTTTGACCTTTGTTTGTTTTTAGGGATGGACAAAGAGAACGTGGAGTCAAAGAAAAGACATAAGGAAGGCAGATGAAAAATGGAGACCTTCTGCAGGACATTTCTCTTCCTTTTTAAACTCGTTAGAACTTGTCCTTCATGCTACCTTAGAGTGTCTATTAACTACCATCTAACATGAGTGAATATTGAATACTTTTTGTTAACcttgtccattcctctctctcagtatgaccCTCCCTcggggggtgtttgtgtgtgatttgAACAAATGTGTATGTGCCACCAGTATCGACCAATTGGAAAGTCCAgagcctctctctgtcactcctcatCATCCTCACTCTGTTACCCCGGTGACGGTATTATGCAGTGGTGGCGACCATAGCATGGACAAATCAAAAGTCCTGGATTAAACTAATGGTATTTCTGTTAAGTCTGATTCTGATGTAATAAAGCTTAACCCTAAAGGAAAGTTTTGAACGTGTGGATTTGAGTAACTATTGATACAGAACCATTTCATATTTAATGTGAGCACAAACATTCGCATTGTTTACTGAATGTTCTGATTCCCTCCATCTTTAAACATTTCAAGACAAATAACTAATAACAGCTGCTGGAGATCTGTTAGAGTATCACAATAATGTAAAACTCATATAGAATGAAGTCACCTCAAatttattggcacccttgataaagatgagcaaacaGTACTTTATAATACAAATATTAAGCTATTGTGTATATTGCATGCTCAAATACAATATTTATAGTACTACAATTGCTCAGAGAGAAATATTTTGTTgaacaattatttattttttagtgTCAAAGTTGTCACACCTGCTTTCAATGCTTTGTGTACCCACACCTAGCCAGGATAACGTCTCAGCCTTTTTCTagaatgttttatgagattgaagGATCTTAGGCCATTCCTCCATATAGACCCTTCCAGATCCCTGATCTCTTTTGGCCTGTGCTTATGGACTGGCCTCTTCagttcaaaccacaggttttctttagtccagagactgagatggtcattgcaaaatgttgatttttttgtggtcaattaagCATTTTATTTGTGGATTTTTGATGTTTGGCGGAGGGTcgttgtcttgctggaagatccacttgcggccacGTTTCAGCCTTTTTGTCAAAATTTATTTTTGTACTATTTGGTAGAGTTCATGATGCTGTTGacctttttatttaatttatttcacctttatttaaccaggtcggcaagttgagaacaagttctcatttacaattgcgacctggccaagataaagcaaagcagttcgacacatacaacatcacagagttacacatggagtaaaacaaacacagtcaacaatacagtagaaaaataagtctatatacaatgtgatcaaatgaggtgagaagggaggtaaaggcaaaaaaaggccatggtggcaaagtaaatgcaatatagcaagtaaaacactggaatcgtagttttgcagtggaagaatgttgAAAGTAgcgatagaaataatggggtgcaaaggagctaaataaataaatacagtagggggagaggtagttgtttgggctaaattatagatgggctatgtacaggtgcagtaatctgtgacctgctctgacagctggtgcttaaagctagtgagggagataagtgtttccagtttcagagatttttgtagtttgttccagtcattggcagcagagaacgggaaggagaggcggccaaaggaagaattggttttgggggtgaccagagagatatacctgctggagcgtgtgttacatgtgggtgctgctatggtgaccagcgagctgagataaggggggactttacctagcagggtcttctagatgacctggagccagtgggtttggcgacgagtatgaagtgagggcaagccaacgagagtgtacaggttgctgtggtgggtagtataaggggctttggtgacaaaatggatggcactgtgatagactgcatccaatttattgagtagggtattggaggc of Oncorhynchus gorbuscha isolate QuinsamMale2020 ecotype Even-year linkage group LG15, OgorEven_v1.0, whole genome shotgun sequence contains these proteins:
- the LOC123998261 gene encoding pollen-specific leucine-rich repeat extensin-like protein 1, producing MMKTQGVLVGVSLLTSVALLGLINVRRKEEMKEQKHVSFETIKLRVTRDVLGEYQHEVIRAHNLLDKTKAQVDTLGSELPPLQAAEAKKKSELEACQGENKHVADEVGAVEAENSNSKTEFEKQKAAWEAEMTSLKQQVVQRSKVCVFVKKDSVEGRKLCGDEPPKQEAAPKPDAPKPEESKPDAPKPDSPKEAPKQEAAPKPEESKPDAPKPDSPKETPKQEAAPKPDSLKEAPKQEAAPKPEEPKPEAPKMR